In Desulforhopalus sp., the following proteins share a genomic window:
- a CDS encoding carbohydrate kinase has translation MSQFYLAEHSRPHAPHLQHGEMQPVLLFGEALADVFPDQTILGGAPFNVANHLQAFGHRPVLLTCLGNDALGNEIFRFMTDSGMETLAVQRTVHYPTGRVEVTLVGGDHRFVILPAQAYDYIDPEVAKTTTASLDAHVLYFGTLAQREESSRRALQSLCDKFSGVKFLDINLRNPWYDEAIIYQSLMMADILKLNIDELAVLSKIFDVAGMNQESQLKELATRFSLVRIILTRGSEGAWLCDNEGGMFKTGPPPAITTFVDTVGAGDGFSAVCLLGELRHWPIELTLNRANAFAGAICGCRGAIPDTLHLYEKLKIAWCI, from the coding sequence ATGAGCCAATTTTACCTAGCCGAACATTCAAGGCCGCATGCGCCGCATCTGCAGCATGGAGAAATGCAGCCAGTACTGCTTTTTGGCGAGGCTTTGGCCGATGTCTTTCCCGACCAAACCATTCTCGGGGGTGCGCCATTCAACGTGGCGAACCACTTGCAAGCCTTTGGGCATAGACCAGTACTGCTGACCTGCCTTGGGAATGATGCTCTAGGGAATGAGATTTTCAGGTTCATGACGGACAGCGGCATGGAGACTCTGGCAGTGCAGCGCACCGTCCACTATCCAACCGGCCGGGTGGAGGTGACCTTAGTTGGTGGGGATCATCGTTTCGTTATTCTGCCGGCACAGGCCTATGACTATATCGATCCGGAAGTCGCAAAGACTACAACCGCTTCACTTGATGCCCATGTTTTGTATTTTGGAACCCTGGCGCAGCGCGAGGAGTCATCCCGTCGAGCCCTACAATCTCTTTGCGACAAATTTTCGGGTGTTAAGTTTCTCGATATTAATTTGCGCAACCCTTGGTATGACGAGGCAATTATTTACCAGTCACTCATGATGGCAGACATTCTCAAGCTCAATATCGACGAGCTTGCGGTTTTGTCGAAGATATTTGATGTCGCTGGGATGAACCAGGAAAGTCAACTCAAAGAGCTTGCCACTCGATTCTCTCTTGTGCGGATTATTCTCACCCGTGGCTCTGAGGGAGCCTGGTTGTGTGACAACGAGGGGGGCATGTTTAAGACGGGACCTCCTCCGGCAATTACCACTTTCGTTGATACCGTTGGGGCCGGTGATGGGTTTAGCGCCGTCTGTCTTCTCGGTGAATTGCGCCACTGGCCAATTGAGCTAACCTTGAACCGGGCCAATGCTTTTGCCGGGGCGATCTGCGGATGCCGTGGGGCAATCCCCGACACCCTTCATCTCTACGAAAAACTGAAGATTGCATGGTGCATATAA